A stretch of Apis cerana isolate GH-2021 linkage group LG1, AcerK_1.0, whole genome shotgun sequence DNA encodes these proteins:
- the LOC108002091 gene encoding peritrophin-1-like — protein MKAFFIVLIALFMVYVNSDQNLKPQCPEDLNENNTMIVHPCNCSTFFVCTTDPPIPMDCPAGLQFDEKKQVCDYKWRVKCKPKKECPRKENSLDGL, from the exons ATGAAAG CCTTCTTCATCGTTCTTATCGCTTTGTTCATGGTCTATGTAAACTCCGATCAAAATCTGAAACCACAGTGCCCGGAAGATTTAAATGAGAACAACACGATGATCGTACACCCGTGCAATTGTAGCACGTTCTTCGTCTGCACCACGGATCCACCAATTCCTATGGATTGCCCCGCTGGTCTTCAATTCGACGAAAAGAAACAAGTTTGCGACTACAAATGGCGCGTGAAATGCAAACCGAAAAAGGAATGTCcgaggaaagaaaattcattggacggattgtaa